CAGACGACGTCGAGGGCAAGGCGGCGGcactggcggcggcggcgtcggcgcgcGACTCCATACTGCTCCCGTTCGCCTACTCGATGCCGAGGCGGGGGGAGGGGCGGGCGCGCCGGATGATGCTGGTCTACGACCTCATGCCCGGCGGCTCCCTGCAGGACGCGCTGCTCGGCCGCCGCTGCCCCGAGCTGGTGGCCGGGTGGCCGCGCCGGCTCGCCGTGGCGCGCGACGTCGCCGCCGCGCTCCACTACCTCCACTGCGTGCTCAAGCCGCCCGTCGTGCACGGGGACGTCAAGCCCAGCAACGTCCTGCTCGACGCCGGCCTCCGCGCCCGCCTCGCCGACTTCGGCCTCGCGCGCGTCAACTCCGACCCCGACCCGGACGACAAGCTGGAGAGCGGCGCGATTGCGGAGGGCACTGATGCGAATGAGAACGCTCTCGATGGGGGGTGCGACGATGACGTCTCTGTTGTGGCGGAGAGCACGGTCACCACGACGGTAGATGGGGAAGTGAACGTCGCCCCCAAGTCGCCGGAggttgacgacggcggcggcggattcACGCTGCCGTCGCCGGACGAGGCTGCATCCACTTCTGGGTTTGACCAGACCAGTCTCGACAGTGGTCTGAACAGCCGCAGCTGCAATGGTGTCGGTTCACGCACCGGCGGCGCGTCGGGGACCGGGAGCGACTGGTGGTGGCGGCAGGACAATGCCGGACCCAGCCATGGCGGTGTAAAGGATTATGTGATGGAGTGGATCAGATCGGAGATCAAGAAGGAGCGCCCCAAAAATGATTGGATTGCAGGGGCAGCTGCAACCAACCCGGGGACAGAGAGGAAGAAGCAAAAGCGCAGAGCACGCGAGTGGTGGCGCGAGGAGTACACCGATGAGCTTGCAAAGAAGCAGAAACGCAGGGCGCTTGCCAAATCGAGGAGCCAGCAGGCCGGGCTGCAATGGTGGGAGCGTGATATTGATGATGACTTGGACGGCAAGGGGCGGTCCAAGTGGAGTGTGGTGAAGAGCTGGAgccgaagaagcagcagcagcgctAGCAATGGCAATGGCACTGGCAATGTCAATGGGAGCATCAACTGGTGGGTCAATGGCGCGAGAAGCAGCCGTGATTGGGCAAGTGGGGACTTCGTGCCCAAGAGCGGAGGCGCGGTGAGCAGCACGCCGAGCATGCGTGGCACCGTGTGCTATGTCGCTCCGGAGTACGGTGGCGGCGGTCCTTTGTCCGAGAGATGTGACATCTATAGCTATGGTGTCCTGCTACTGGTACTTATCTCTGGCCGCCGGCCATTGCAAGTGTCGGCCTCACCCATGTCGGAGTTCGAGAAGGCGAGCCTCATATCGTGGGCAAAGCACCTCGCGCGCGTGAGTCGCCTTATCGATCTCATCGACCCGGCCTTGAAAGATGTTAACCAGGAGGAGGCACTGCTCTGCATCACCGTCGCGCTCGTCTGCATACAGAGGGCCCCTGCTCGCCGGCCATCAAGCGAAGAGTTGCTCCGGTTGCTCTCCGGCGAGGGAGAGCCGCCTCACCTCCCGCTAGAGTTCTCGCCGTCCCCACCCGGTGGGTTCCATTACAAATCCCGGAAGAAAGTTCGGTGAGTTTGTTTTAGGTTCTTGCTTAGATGCAAAGGGTTCTGTTAACCACCTAACCTTGTGCCCTGAGATATGTTTATCGTTCCGTCCGGTACACGTTCTAGTCTACGCCTTTGTCACTTGCTAATAATTATGTATAAAGCTCTCCGTGGAGGAAAGAAAAAGGTGATGGCAAATCTTAAATTGACATTTGACAAGAACTGTCTTGCACTCTTACTCACATGCGCAATCATAGGCGCTTAGTCAGCATGATTTGATACTAAATAGATGACCTGAGTTGAGTAACCATGTGGTAGGGGATGTCTGCCTTTTGTGCTGGCGCCTCTTCAGGTTTNNNNNNNNNNNNNNNNNNNNNNNNNNNNNNNNNNNNNNNNNNNNNNNNNNNNNNNNNNNNNNNNNNNNNNNNNNNNNNNNNNNNNNNNNNNNNNNNNNNNNNNNNNNNNNNNNNNNNNNNNNNNNNNNNNNNNNNNNNNNNNCCTGGTGCTCTCCTGGGAAAAACCTCGTGTTGAGCTGCTGTGGAGAGTCCATGGCCAACTTTTTATGATGGATCCAAGCTTTTGATGATCACATGTGCTTTTCTGCTCCTTTTCGTATCGAGGTGGTACTGTCACTTTTTAGTGCCTAGTCCATTCTGCCCGTGTTGCTACTGCTGCTTTAGAATCTCAGAGTCAACAGGGCCATTATGCTCCCTTGAAAGGGGTTAATTGGACTGGACGCCTCACTCACCTGGTCTTGCCAATGTGCTCCATTTTGACACACTGAACTGACATGTTAGTTGTCCTGAACCTGATGTTGGTAATCTTAGAGTAGAATCTGTGCACTGTTTGGTGCGAGTGGTAGGCGGCCTGTCAAAATTGGGGCAATGCTAAGTCTGCATTGTAGCGATTCAATAGGCCGTACTTTTTTGCTTAAGAAAATGGCTATGTAAAGTACTACTATACCAACTGATAGCTAACCACCTGATTACTTGTACCCTTCTGTTCTTAATGCATGAAAGCGTACCGTATTATTTTTCACCCTGTGGTATAAGTCATTGGTAGATAGTACTGAAATGGTTCAATCATCCAGTTATTTCACAAAATACAGGGGCATGTCTCCCGGCTGACTTTGGTAACTCTTAGTTTGGCTCTCCCAAGTTTACTGGCCTACAAATCAAACTTATTCACCACAAATAATTTTAGTTTacattgattttttttttgaaactagagTTTACATTGATTTTAAATGCAACATCCGATGTAAATCTGTAAAGACGAAAGATAACAAAACCCCATCCTTTTGGTTATCTGTAAATCAGGATTTTACAGTGGTATAGAAAAATAACAGGTATCTACACACATTTGTTCCTCTTCCTTTCTCGCGACCAGCATACTCATGGTTAGTTGCCAACCCAGCATATTCATGTAATCAGGACAACCCTTGCTGGGGAGCAAGTAGCTGGAAGGTGGCCTTCCATAGATTTGAGAATGACCTTTTAGTTCCCAACTGCCAACATAAATTTAAGGGCAAATCTGTCTTGTGGTACCCATTCTTATGATGCACATCCACCCTGGATCTTCCCAGTTTGCTTTCTCATTTGTTATTGCCCGACAGCGACACGGCACCTTATGAGGCGTCAGCTCAACAAGAGTGGACTTTTACCTCATTGGCTAACCAAAAGAAAGTTGGAATTTGGTGACTAACCATGTATGTTTTCAGCAACTAAACAAACATATTGCTGCTGGCAGTACGCACCGACTGGCAGATCCTTTGAAGTGGCAATGCGTAAAGAATATCGACACTGGTTGCGACGGGTTACAAGCAGGAAAACGGTATGTTGGCTTTGCGTCGACGCTGCATATTGTTGCTTCAGTCCTTTTTTTAGGGATGTTGCTTCAGTCTTCTTTTGTCTAGCCAGCGTGCATCCTTTCTTTCACTGGTTGGATCTTCAGATTTTGCTTGGATCTTCAGGTTCTGCTTGGATCTTAGATAGATTGGACTTCTTCCATGTGAGAGAGGAATCAGGGTGCTTTTGTACTTGTTTACAGCACAGAGTCGTTGGCACGTGAAGCTACGAATCTCACATCAGTTTCTTTATATCATCTGAACCTCAGCTTGTTGTCTGAAAGAAAACAAAGTTACTCTGGGAATTGGGAATCTCagggtttttttttttgagaaaaattgGGAATCTCAGTTTTTTTTACAAAGAATGCTTTATTTAATCTCACTTAGTCCTTTATTTTTGAACAAGGGAACCTCTGTTGTTCTAGGAGAAAGAAAATCTCGGTTTTTTTTGCCTAATCTGGTGCGCCAGCTAAGAAGTAGTAGCCCAATTCGTCCAAGCCGAACAAACTGGGCCATCGATGCCTGTGGGGCCCGACCTTGTTCACGGGCTTCTTGGAATAGCCCAAACGGAAAGAAACGAACGCAGCTAACTCTTTGGGTGGAATAGTCCCGCACTGCTTTGCGCTTGAGCGAAGGCGGTTTGCAGGGCAATAAAAGGGGACACAAGGCCACGGTTTAAACCATACCTTTCTCGGCCTCTTGGCTAAGATCAAGTGTAGTATCTGTTCTTATCAGTTTAATATCTGATACATGAATCTACGGATCCATGAGATATATTAAGTTAATTTTTTGTGGGGAGGGTTTAGTGGCTTGCTGCTGAGTCCTCAAGCGTTGCCTGGGCGTTGCACTATAGCCTGGGCAGACGCACCTCAATCAAACCAAAATCAAATAAATTACTCCTTCTGTAAACAAATACAATATGTTTTAGGTCACCCACCGAAATTATTATGCAACTTTCTTCCTGCAGAAAATATATTGCGGTTGTTTGATAAGCACATATTTTACGGGACAATGCAGCTGTTTGATAGTTTCTAGCATATATTTTGTAGGCTACAAATGTTGATTGAACGGAGAAAAAACATAGTGGACTGGTATTAAGTATTTGATTGAAGAATTCGATAGATGTGCACAAAGATTATAAATCACAGGGGAAAAGTCTTTCATCAATCCACAAGCAATCGGATGACTTACATCACCATCATTCTATACACAACAATATCTTATGGATTGAACATGCCTGGTTCACCAACAACCTGAAAATACCTAAAGGCTGGCCAAAAAATTAGCAAAAAAGTTAACATCAAGCATTTGAGATcacaaaattaaatggcatgaactTTGCCATCATGTGAAAGAAGCAAGAGGATATATATACGACTATGAGGTGTACACATAAACTAAAAAAAAGTCCCCTCAACATTCAACATCATAAGAGAATCCCCAATGGATGATGTAGATGTAAAAATAACTAAGTTTTACATCTCCGAGGCCTAAAAATCCACCGCCAACAAATGATGTAGATTCAAAAAAGATTTACATCACCACCTCCCAGAGATGTAAACGGTTGGTCGTGTGCCAACTGTCCAACTGCCTTCATTCGGCTTCCGCCTGCCGCCCGCCCGTCACCcgctgccgccatggccgccgctgaTGACCCCGTCGTGTCCTTCGGCACCACCACCGCTGGTCTGACCCACCTCGCCGCAGCCGCCGTCGGCGTGACCACGGTCCCCAATGCGGCCTTTGCCTCCATGCCGTTGCCGCCATGCTGCCGCATCGGATTCACCCCACCTTGGCCGGTCGCCGCCGCGCCGGAGCCGCCTGCGAAGAAGTAGCAGGCCGTCAAGCCACGCGGTGGAGGCGTGAAGTGGCCGACGTTGCGAGGGCGCAACCCGACGGCGAAC
This portion of the Triticum dicoccoides isolate Atlit2015 ecotype Zavitan chromosome 7A, WEW_v2.0, whole genome shotgun sequence genome encodes:
- the LOC119330639 gene encoding receptor-like serine/threonine-protein kinase At2g45590, whose amino-acid sequence is MPSRQPPLPSPAPLFSPRAHAHAHDRQLRRLHSAAVAASAAAGALVAVAMALALLLLWLRRRRARRREKAKEGKDGALERLSYRKLRRATGAFAPGGKLGQGGFGPVFRGVLPPPRGTGGACGRPVAVKVMDAAGSLQGEREFHNEIAVASHIRAAAEKAASSPGPAADDVEGKAAALAAAASARDSILLPFAYSMPRRGEGRARRMMLVYDLMPGGSLQDALLGRRCPELVAGWPRRLAVARDVAAALHYLHCVLKPPVVHGDVKPSNVLLDAGLRARLADFGLARVNSDPDPDDKLESGAIAEGTDANENALDGGCDDDVSVVAESTVTTTVDGEVNVAPKSPEVDDGGGGFTLPSPDEAASTSGFDQTSLDSGLNSRSCNGVGSRTGGASGTGSDWWWRQDNAGPSHGGVKDYVMEWIRSEIKKERPKNDWIAGAAATNPGTERKKQKRRAREWWREEYTDELAKKQKRRALAKSRSQQAGLQWWERDIDDDLDGKGRSKWSVVKSWSRRSSSSASNGNGTGNVNGSINWWVNGARSSRDWASGDFVPKSGGAVSSTPSMRGTVCYVAPEYGGGGPLSERCDIYSYGVLLLVLISGRRPLQVSASPMSEFEKASLISWAKHLARVSRLIDLIDPALKDVNQEEALLCITVALVCIQRAPARRPSSEELLRLLSGEGEPPHLPLEFSPSPPGGFHYKSRKKVR